In the Stakelama saccharophila genome, GCGATATATTCGTCGACGAAGGCGATCTCGTCCTCCGACAGGTAATCGACATAGCCGCCTGCCTTGCCACGCCGGACCTTGTAGCTTTCGGGATTGGCCGGATCGGCGGGGCGAAGGCGTTCGTGCTTGAACCCGTCCGACATCTCGATCTTGCGCAGATTCTCGAACGAGGCGAATTCCACGGCCTGGTCGAGCAGCGCGTCGTCGGGCTCGGGAATCTGCAGGAACGAACATGCTTCCCTCAGCACGCGGCGCGGGGCGACGTGCATGTCCTCATAGGTGATCCAGTGGAATGCGCGCACGCGCGAGCGGGCCTGCGCCCAGGCATTGTAGAAAGCGACGATCGCATCGATGCTGCCGCGTTCTTCGCGCAGATAGCGGCCGATCGAACAGTCGATGACCTTCATCCGGTTCTTGGCATCGAAATAATAGGACACCAGCACGTCGCGCGGATCGCGCGTCAGAAACAGGATGCGCTTGGCGGCATAGCGCGATTTGTCGGTTTCGACCTCCGCGCCGAATTTCAGGTTGGGCGAATCGTCGTGGGTGAATCCGATATTCGGAATGCGCGACGACAATTTCCAGAAATGCTGGATTTCCATCGGGTTGTCGAGCGCCAGATTGTATTGGCGAGAGATGATGTAGCCGATCATGGTGCGGAACCAGGTGCGGCCGGCCTTCGGATAGGAGAGAACGAACGCATCGCGCGCCCAATGGCTCGCGGCCCGGCGCAACGCGCCCATCGGTCCTTTCGTTTTGATGCTCCTGGGCAGCAGTATCTCGCCAGTCGAGAAGGAAAGGTCGCGAAGTCCGGCACGTAAGCGCGTCATGGCAGATCCCGTTCACTGTGTACTGGTCGGTGGATGCGGCCATCCGGCGCCTCCGTCGATCCGGCCGCTCACCTGTCCCTCGACTATAGCCTTGCATCGCGCATGCGCCCTTGCTTTTAAGGGTAATGCTCAAAGGGATAGCAATGCGCTCGCTTCCGCTTCTCGCCGCCGCGCCGGTCCCGACGGGCTGTGGCGGCGACGATGACGGCGGGCCGGTACGGATCGATCCGGAACCGGCGGGCGAGGGCGGGGTGAAGGGCGACATCTCGCTTTCCGGCTGACCCTGTTCGGGTGCGGGCGAAAAGCCTATCTGAACGGTAATGGCAAACACGAAACCCCGGACATCATCATGCTCGATACGCCTCTTTCCGAAGTTCCACTGATCTCTATGACGCAGCAGCGCGAGGATGCGGACGCCTTCGCGGCGGCCCTTGGCGGCTCGTTCGAGCGATTCGGTTTCGCCATGGTCGCCGATCACGGCATTGATGCGCGCCTGATCGACCGCGCCTGGAAGGAAACGGAGGCGTTCTTCGCGTTGCCCGAAGCGGAAAAGCGTCGCTATCACGTCGAAGGCGGTGGTGGTGCGCGCGGCTATACGCCGTTCAAGACCGAGATCGCCAAGGGCGCCGAACATGTGGACCTCAAGGAATTCTGGCATGTCGGGCGCGAGCTGCCGCCGGGTCACAAATATGAAAGCGACATGCCGGCCAATATCTGGCCCGACCGGCCGGAGGGTTTCCGCGAGACCTTCACCGAACTGTTCTCTGCCTTCGATGCCGCGGGCGACACGTTGCTCTCCGCCATCGCGCGCCATCTGGGGCTGAAGCCCGACTGGTTCGATCCGGCGGTGAAGGACGGCAATTCGATCATGCGCCTGCTCCATTATCCGCCGGTCGAACAGGATGCGCCCAATGTCCGCGCCGGCGCGCATGAGGACATCAACCTTATCACGCTGTTGCTGGGTGCCGAGGAGGCGGGACTCGAACTGCTCGACAGGGACGGCCGCTGGCTGCCCGTCAAGCCGCCTGAAGGCGCGATGGTCGTCAATGTCGGCGACATGCTGCAGCGGCTGACCAATCACGTTCTGCCGTCGACCACGCACCGCGTCGTCAACCCGCCGCCAGAGCGGCGCGGCCGGTCGCGCTATTCGATGCCGTTCTTCCTCCACCCCGCGCCCGATTTCCTGATCGAGACGCTGCCGGGCTGCATCGGCGAGGACAATCCCAATCGCTATCCCGAGCCGATCACCGCGCAGGACTATCTCTACGAGCGGCTGGTCGAGATCGGCCTCATCAAGAAATAGGGGCGGGTAAAGAATTCCTGCGTCACCTTTGAACTTGTTTGCGACCTACACCGGACGGTAGGGGGTGCTCCTGCTTCCGCAGGAATACCGACCGCTACTCGTCCGGATGGATGGGGCACGACCAATTGGGGAGAGCGCGATGACCGAACCGCTGCGCGTGGCGATTGCCGGCCTTGGCACCGTGGGGGCGGGCGTCATTCGCCTGCTCGACACCAATGGCGATCTGATCGCGCGGCGTGCCGGCCGGCCGATCGAGGTGGTGGCGGTCACCGCGCGCGACCGGTCGAAGGATCGCGGCGTCGATCTGTCGCGCTTCGACTGGGTCGACGATCCCACCGCGCTTGCCGCCGAAGCCGATGCAGATGTCGTGCTCGAACTCGTCGGCGGCGCAGACGGCACCGCGCTGGCGCTGGCGCGGGCCGCGCTCAAGGCGGGTAAGAATTTCGTCACCGCCAACAAGGCGATGATCGCGCATCACGGGCTCGAACTGGCGCAGGCGGCCGAGGGCGCGGGTGTCGCGCTCAAGTTCGAAGCCGCGGTCGCCGGCGGTATTCCGGTGGTGAAGGGCCTGCGCGAAGGTGCGGCGGCCAACGCCATCGACCGCGTCTATGGCGTGATGAACGGCACCTGCAATTTCATCCTGTCGAAGATGGAAAGCCAGGGTGGCGATTTCGCCGACGTACTGGCCGAGGCGCAAGCCAAAGGCTTTGCCGAAGCCGATCCCGGCTTTGACATTGATGGCGTGGACGCAGCGCACAAATTGTCGATTCTCTCCAGCATCGCTTTCGGCACCGAGCCCGCGTTCGGCGACGTCGCGATCGGCGGCATTCGCAACGTCGTGGCGGCGGATATCGCGGAGGCCGCGGCGCTCGGCTATCGCATCCGGCTCGTCGGCATCGCCGAGGCCGATGGCGAGGGGCTGTTCCAGCGCGTCCACCCCTATCTGGTGCCGATGGCGCATCCGCTGGCGCACGTGTCGGGTTCGACCAACGCCGTGGTGGCCGAGGGCAATTTCGTCGGCCGGCTGTTCTTTGAAGGCGCTGGTGCCGGCGACGGCCCGACGGCGAGCGCGGTGGTCGCCGACCTGATCGACATCGCGCGCGGCGAATTCGGCCCGCCCTACGCGATGCCGGTGACCGTGCTGGCGAAACAGCCGCCCGCACCCACCGGCGAGCGCCGCGGCCGCGCTTATGTCCGGCTGACGGTGGCGGACAAGGTCGGCGTACTGGCGGAAATCGCAGCGGCGATGCGCGACGCCGGCGTGTCGATCGAGGCGCTGATGCAGCGCGGCGCGTTGGCGGACGGCAGCGTACTCGTCGCCATCGTCACGCATGAGGGACCCGAGCGCTGCGTCGCGCAGGCGCTGGAGACGCTGTCGGCCTCGTCCAACATGACCGGTCCGCCGATGTGGATGCACATTCTAGGGGAGTAGCGTTCTAGGGGAGTAGCGTTTGGCTGAGTGCCGGATGCCCCTTCCCGTTTGTGCTGAGCCTGTCGAAGCACGGTTCTTCTTCAACGCTAAGAAGAAGGGCAGCCTTTCGACAAGCTCAGGGCGAACGGAGAGGCTGAGCCCCGCTTTCGCGGAACCGTAGCATCAGCCGGGCATTGCTCGACAAGCCATCACCGCTCGCTTATCGACGCGGCCAACGACAGTTTCAAAGGATGCCCGCGCCATGCCGTCCACCAGTCAGAATCTCGACCGCGTTCTCGTTCTCGAAATGGTGCGCGTTACCGAGGCCGCGGCCATCGCCGCATCCTCGCTTATCGGGCGCGGCAACGAAAAGGCCGCCGATGCCGCCGCGGTGGAGGCGATGCGCGATTCGCTCAACTCGCTCCACATGGACGGCACCGTCGTGATCGGCGAGGGCGAGCGCGACGAGGCGCCGATGCTCTATATCGGCGAAAAGGTCGGCATCACCGATGGTGACGTGCCCTCGATCGACATCGCGCTCGACCCGCTGGAGGGCACCACCATCACGGCCAAGGCCGGTCCCAACGCGCTCGCCGTATTGGCGATCGCCGAAAAGGGCTGTCTGCTCAATGCGCCCGATGTCTATATGGAAAAGATCGCGATCGGTCCCGGCTATGACAAGGGGGTCATCGACCTCGACAAGAGCCCGCGCGAAAATGTCGAGGCGGTGGCGATGGCGAAGGGCGTGGCGCCGCACGAGATCATCGCCTGCGTCCTCGACCGGCCGCGCCACGAAGGGCTGATCGCCGAACTGCGCGAGGTCGGTTGCGGTATCGTGCTGATTCCGGACGGCGATGTCGCCGGCGTGATCGCGACGACCGATCCCGAAACCACCATCGACATCTATATGGGCCAGGGCGGTGCGCCCGAGGGCGTGCTGGCGGCGGCGGCGCTGCGCTGCGTCGGCGGCCAGTTTCAGGGCCGGCTCGTCTTCCGCAACGACGACGAGCGCGGGCGCGCGCGCAAATGGGGGATCGAGGATCTCGACAAGATCTATGATCTCGACGATCTCGCCAAGGGGGATTGCATCTTCGCCGCCACGGGCGTCACCGACGGTTCGCTGCTGGAGGGTGTGAAGCGTTTCGGTACCAAGATGACGACCGAAAGCGTCGTCATGCGTGCAAGCTCCGGCACCGTGCGGTGGGTAAAGGGCGAGCACCGCATCGGTCGCTGACCGCCTCATGGTCGTGGCGCTGACCCTGATCGCGCTCGCGGCCTATGTGCTGTTCCTGAAGGGCCGGCTGGCCGACCGGCTGGGCATCGATCGCTTCGACCGTGCGGCCATGTACCGCTTCTGGGTCGTCAAGGCGCTGTTGCTGTTCGCGTTGCCGTCGCTGCTCGCGCTGGTGTTGCTCGGCCGCATGGACCTGTTGATTGTGATGCCGGCGGGATTTGCTCGGGCGGCGCTTGCCGTCGGCATCCTGCCCGGCGCGTGGCGGGGCGACGCGACCATGTTGCAGACAATGACAGCAGGCCTGATAGGCGGCGGATTGCTGGGCGTGGTCATCGCCAGATGGCGGATGCGCCGGGGGCGGCGACCATGGATGCTGGGCGAGGTGGGGCAGGTCCTGCCGCGCCATCGCGGCGAACTGCCGTGGACCCTCCTCCTGTCGCTGACGGCCGGTGTTACGGAGGAGCTGTATTTCCGGCTGCTCTTGCCGCTGTTGAGCCTGATGCTGCTCGGCGCCGCCCTGCCGGGGTTCGCCCTGTCGCTCATCCTTTTCGCGCTGGCGCACGGCTATCAACGCTGGCTCGGCATGGCCGGCGCCCTGGCGCTGGGCGTGATATTCACTGCCGTCTATTGGCTGACCGCAAGCCTGTGGGTCACGATGGCGCTTCATGCGCTGGTCGATTGCAACAGCCTGTTCCTGCGGCCATTGTTGCTGGGCCTGCCGCCCGCGCCCGTCAGCTTTTCAGGCGATAGCCGCTCTTGAAGATCCAGGTGATCAGCGCAAGGCACAGCGCCATGAACAGTGCGATGAAGCCGAGGCTCCAGCCCACCGACACGTCGCCCTGGCCGAAAAAGCTCCAGCGGAAGCCGCTGACCAGATAGACGACCGGATTGAACAGGCTGACCGTGCGCCACGGTTCCGGCAGCATGTCGATCGAATAGAAGGCGCCGCCGAGGAAGGTGAGCGGCGTCACCAGCAGCGCCGGCACGATCGACAATTGCTCGAATCCCTGCGCCCAGATGCCGATGATGAAGCCGAACAGGCTGAAGGTCAGCGCGGTCAGCAGCAGGAATGCGATCATCGCCAGCGGATGGTCGATATGCAGGTCGACGAACAGCGTCGAGGTGGCGAGAATGATGAGGCCCAGCACCACCGATTTGGTCGCCGCCGCGCCGACATAGCCGATCACCATCTCCATCGCCGATACCGGCGCCGACAACAGCTCGTATATCGTGCCGGTGAATTTCGGGAAATAGATGCCGATCGACGCATTCGAGATGCTTTGCGTCAAAAGCGTCAGCATGATGAGGCCAGGCACGATGAAGCTGCCGTAATCGACGCCGCCCACTTCCTGCATCCGGCTGCCGATCGCGCCGCCGAAGACGACGAAGTACAGCGATGTGGTGATCACCGGTGTCGCCACCGACTGCCACAGCGTGCGCAGCGCGCGCGCCATTTCGAAGCGATAGATCGCCCAGATGCCGTGCCCGTTCATATTGGCGCCCCTGTCCGTTTGCTTCGAGCGAAGTCGAGAAGCGTCTCCATGCCGTGCCATGTCTCTCGACTTCGCTCGAGACGAACGGGCGATTCGCTGCACACGATGCTCATGCCGCCTTCTCCTCATCGGGTTGCGACACGAGACCGACGAAAATATCCTCGAGCGAGCTTTTCGATGTCTCCAGATCCTTGAAGGCGATCCCGAGATCGCCGAGCTTGCGCAGCAGCGACGGGATACCCGTTCGCTCCGCCTGTGCATCGAAGGTGTAGCGCAGGCGGTTCCCCTCGTCCTCCAGCGAAAGATCCCATTCGGCGAGCGCCTCGGGAATCGCCGCGATCGGGTCGACTAGCAGGATATCGAGTTCGCGCTTGCCCAGTTTGGACATCAATGCCTGCTTTTCGTCGACCAGCAGCAGCTCGCCATTGGCGATCACGCCCACGCGGTCGGCCATTTCCTCCGCCTCGTCGATATAATGGGTCGTCAGGATGATGGTGACGCCGCGTGTCCTGAGGCGCGAAATGAGCTTCCACATGTCGCGCCTCAGCGACACGTCGACGCCTGCCGTGGGTTCGTCGAGGAACAGGATATCGGGTTCGTGCGCCAGCGCCTTCGCGATCAGGACGCGACGCTTCATGCCGCCCGACAGGTGCATGATCTTGGACTTGCGCTTGTCCCACAGCGACAGGTCGCGCAGGATTTCCTCGATATAGGCATCGTGCCCGCTGCGGCCGAACAGGCGGCGGCTGAACTTCACCGTCGCCAGCACCGTCTCGAACTGATCGGTGGCAAGCTCCTGCGGCACAAGGCCGATCATCGCGCGTGCCTTGCGATAGTCGCGGATCGCATCGTGGCCCGCGACGGTGATCGTGCCGCCGCTGGGCGTCACGATACCGCAGACGATGCTGATCATCGTCGTCTTGCCCGCGCCGTTCGGCCCCAGCAGCGCGAAGATCTCGCCCTTTCGGATGTCCAGATCGACGGATTTCAGCGCCTGATGCCCGCCGCCATAGGTCTTGCTGACGCCGGTTAGCGAAAGGATCGGTTCCACGAAAGCCCCCTGTTGCGGAACGACAGGTAGGAATGCGTCGCCGGTTCGGCAACGCCGGCGCTCAGCTTTTCGCGTGCTCGATCTGCGCCTGGAGCTGCTGATAGGGCAGCGCGCCCGATGTCACGCGGTTGCCGATCACCCAGGCGGGGGTGCCGGTGACGCCCAGTTGCCGGGCCATGGACAGGTTCTGCGCGATCTGCCGCGCCGCTTCCTGCGAGCCTGCGAACTGGGCGGCGCGGTCCATGTCGAGCCCGGCCACCCGCGCCGCGTGACGGATCGCGTCTTCCGTCAGCCGATCGGCGGCGAACAACGTGTCGTGGAATTTTTCGAACTTGCCCTGTTCGGCCGCGGCCAGGCTCCACTGTGCCGCGGTTTCGCTCTGTGCGCTGAGGATCGGCAACTCGCGATAGACGACGCGCACGCCGGGATCGCCTTTCACCAGCTTGTCGATTTCCGGCAGGCTGGCCCGGCAGAAGCCGCAGGCATAGTCCATATAGACGACGACCGTAGCCTTCGGATCCTTCGCGCCCTCCCACGCCCCGGCAAAGGGATCGACGATCGCCTCGCGATTGGCGGCGACGACCTGGGCGGTTTCCTTTTCGCGCAGGCGGTCCATCGCCTCCGGCAGGATTTCGGGGTGCTCCAGCACATAATCGTGAACCACCCGCTCCATGGCAGCCCGGTCGGCGGAGACGCCGGGGATCGCGCGTTGCAGGACCGCGAACGCGCCCGCGCCGATCAGGGCGGAGATGAGGACGACGAGGATCAGGCGGAGCGGGGTCTTGGTCAGGCTTTCGGTCACGATCCGCGCCTACGCCCGTGATCCATTTCGTCAACCTGGTTCTTGGACACCATGACGATGTCCTGCGCCCGCAGCCGGTCGGGCGTGTCCTTCGGCAGGCCGGCCACCGCGGCACGCGCGCTGACGAGCGCGAGCATGGGGTCGCCGGTCAGATTGGCGCGCTCGGCCGATGCCAGCGCGGCACGCGCGGCATCGCCTTTGCGTTCATAGACGGTGCCGAGTTGAAGCCACGCGAAGGGATTTTCGTCGTCGCGGGCGATCGCCTGGCGCAAGACGGATTCCGCCTCCTTCAGATGATCGGGATTTTCGGTCGCCACCAGCGCATGGCCGAGTGTCGTGCCGATCATCGGCGCGTGATCGCTCAGCGCCACCGCCTTGCGCAGCGGATCGAGCGCCTGTTCCGGCCGCCCCGATTCCAGCAGGATCTGCCCCTTGAGTTCGAGGAAATAGGGATTTTCGGGTTCGGCCGAGACCAGTGCCTCGGCCTCGGCATCCGCGCGGTCGGGATAGCCGGCGCGGTGATAGGCATAGGCTCGCGCATAATGCGCCGGCAGCGAATTGGTGGTTTCGGGATAGTCCCGCAACACCGTGTTCTTGTCCTCCACATACCCTTCGAGCTTCGCCTGGACGAGTTCGAAGCGTTGTTCCAGTCCGGGCGGGGTCGATTTGCCCCAGGCCGAGGATTTGTGCAGGTCGTTGGTAAGCGCCGCGATGCGCTCTCCGGTCAGCGGGTGACTGCGGTTGAAGCTGTCGTCCTGGGGCACGCCGATGCGATATTCGTAATTCTGCAGCTTCTTGAAGAAGGCGAGCATGCCCTTGCCGCTGATATGCGCGCGGTCGAGATAGTCGGCACCTGCGGCGTCGGCCGATGCCTCCTGCGTGCGGCTGAAGGCGAGATAGCGGCCCAGGGCGGCGCGCTGGCCCGCGGCCAGGATACCCATGCCGGCATCGCCCGCGCCGGCCGCCATCGCCGCTACGCCCAGCAACAGGCTTCCGATCGAGATCCCGGTGGCCGACTTCGCGCCGCGATCGGCCAGCGGCACGTGGCCGCCGACGATATGACCCAGTTCATGGGCGATCACGCCCTGCACCTGATTGGCGTTGTCGGCCGCCTCGATCAGCCCGGAATGGAGGAACACCACCTGCCCGCCGGCGACGAAGGCGTTGATCCCCTTGTCCTGGATGATGATGATTTCGACATTCTTCGGCGAAAGCCCCGCCGCTTCGATGATCGGGCGCGACATGTCCTTCAGCAGCGCCTCCGTCTCGGTGTCGCGCAGGATCGTCTGCGCCCGGACGGGCAGCGCGAACAGGAGACAGCAAAAGGCGAGGGCGGCGATGATCCGCTTCATGGCACCACTATCGGGCAGATTGCCCCTCCGATCAACGCGGTCCGTTTCCCTTGATGGTCGCGGAATGTAGGTGCGGCGGCCTGAACTTGCGCTGAAGCGGCATCGGCCGGCATGTCCGTGATCGAGGCGACGAACATGCCGGCCCGGGATCAGCCGAAGGTGCGCT is a window encoding:
- a CDS encoding sulfotransferase domain-containing protein: MTRLRAGLRDLSFSTGEILLPRSIKTKGPMGALRRAASHWARDAFVLSYPKAGRTWFRTMIGYIISRQYNLALDNPMEIQHFWKLSSRIPNIGFTHDDSPNLKFGAEVETDKSRYAAKRILFLTRDPRDVLVSYYFDAKNRMKVIDCSIGRYLREERGSIDAIVAFYNAWAQARSRVRAFHWITYEDMHVAPRRVLREACSFLQIPEPDDALLDQAVEFASFENLRKIEMSDGFKHERLRPADPANPESYKVRRGKAGGYVDYLSEDEIAFVDEYIARHLDPFFDIYQRPSVRDRVKSEPGLVG
- a CDS encoding isopenicillin N synthase family dioxygenase; the protein is MLDTPLSEVPLISMTQQREDADAFAAALGGSFERFGFAMVADHGIDARLIDRAWKETEAFFALPEAEKRRYHVEGGGGARGYTPFKTEIAKGAEHVDLKEFWHVGRELPPGHKYESDMPANIWPDRPEGFRETFTELFSAFDAAGDTLLSAIARHLGLKPDWFDPAVKDGNSIMRLLHYPPVEQDAPNVRAGAHEDINLITLLLGAEEAGLELLDRDGRWLPVKPPEGAMVVNVGDMLQRLTNHVLPSTTHRVVNPPPERRGRSRYSMPFFLHPAPDFLIETLPGCIGEDNPNRYPEPITAQDYLYERLVEIGLIKK
- a CDS encoding homoserine dehydrogenase, coding for MTEPLRVAIAGLGTVGAGVIRLLDTNGDLIARRAGRPIEVVAVTARDRSKDRGVDLSRFDWVDDPTALAAEADADVVLELVGGADGTALALARAALKAGKNFVTANKAMIAHHGLELAQAAEGAGVALKFEAAVAGGIPVVKGLREGAAANAIDRVYGVMNGTCNFILSKMESQGGDFADVLAEAQAKGFAEADPGFDIDGVDAAHKLSILSSIAFGTEPAFGDVAIGGIRNVVAADIAEAAALGYRIRLVGIAEADGEGLFQRVHPYLVPMAHPLAHVSGSTNAVVAEGNFVGRLFFEGAGAGDGPTASAVVADLIDIARGEFGPPYAMPVTVLAKQPPAPTGERRGRAYVRLTVADKVGVLAEIAAAMRDAGVSIEALMQRGALADGSVLVAIVTHEGPERCVAQALETLSASSNMTGPPMWMHILGE
- the glpX gene encoding class II fructose-bisphosphatase produces the protein MPSTSQNLDRVLVLEMVRVTEAAAIAASSLIGRGNEKAADAAAVEAMRDSLNSLHMDGTVVIGEGERDEAPMLYIGEKVGITDGDVPSIDIALDPLEGTTITAKAGPNALAVLAIAEKGCLLNAPDVYMEKIAIGPGYDKGVIDLDKSPRENVEAVAMAKGVAPHEIIACVLDRPRHEGLIAELREVGCGIVLIPDGDVAGVIATTDPETTIDIYMGQGGAPEGVLAAAALRCVGGQFQGRLVFRNDDERGRARKWGIEDLDKIYDLDDLAKGDCIFAATGVTDGSLLEGVKRFGTKMTTESVVMRASSGTVRWVKGEHRIGR
- a CDS encoding CPBP family intramembrane glutamic endopeptidase; the encoded protein is MVVALTLIALAAYVLFLKGRLADRLGIDRFDRAAMYRFWVVKALLLFALPSLLALVLLGRMDLLIVMPAGFARAALAVGILPGAWRGDATMLQTMTAGLIGGGLLGVVIARWRMRRGRRPWMLGEVGQVLPRHRGELPWTLLLSLTAGVTEELYFRLLLPLLSLMLLGAALPGFALSLILFALAHGYQRWLGMAGALALGVIFTAVYWLTASLWVTMALHALVDCNSLFLRPLLLGLPPAPVSFSGDSRS
- a CDS encoding ABC transporter permease, producing MNGHGIWAIYRFEMARALRTLWQSVATPVITTSLYFVVFGGAIGSRMQEVGGVDYGSFIVPGLIMLTLLTQSISNASIGIYFPKFTGTIYELLSAPVSAMEMVIGYVGAAATKSVVLGLIILATSTLFVDLHIDHPLAMIAFLLLTALTFSLFGFIIGIWAQGFEQLSIVPALLVTPLTFLGGAFYSIDMLPEPWRTVSLFNPVVYLVSGFRWSFFGQGDVSVGWSLGFIALFMALCLALITWIFKSGYRLKS
- a CDS encoding ABC transporter ATP-binding protein; translated protein: MEPILSLTGVSKTYGGGHQALKSVDLDIRKGEIFALLGPNGAGKTTMISIVCGIVTPSGGTITVAGHDAIRDYRKARAMIGLVPQELATDQFETVLATVKFSRRLFGRSGHDAYIEEILRDLSLWDKRKSKIMHLSGGMKRRVLIAKALAHEPDILFLDEPTAGVDVSLRRDMWKLISRLRTRGVTIILTTHYIDEAEEMADRVGVIANGELLLVDEKQALMSKLGKRELDILLVDPIAAIPEALAEWDLSLEDEGNRLRYTFDAQAERTGIPSLLRKLGDLGIAFKDLETSKSSLEDIFVGLVSQPDEEKAA
- a CDS encoding DsbA family protein, with the protein product MTESLTKTPLRLILVVLISALIGAGAFAVLQRAIPGVSADRAAMERVVHDYVLEHPEILPEAMDRLREKETAQVVAANREAIVDPFAGAWEGAKDPKATVVVYMDYACGFCRASLPEIDKLVKGDPGVRVVYRELPILSAQSETAAQWSLAAAEQGKFEKFHDTLFAADRLTEDAIRHAARVAGLDMDRAAQFAGSQEAARQIAQNLSMARQLGVTGTPAWVIGNRVTSGALPYQQLQAQIEHAKS
- a CDS encoding M48 family metalloprotease, encoding MKRIIAALAFCCLLFALPVRAQTILRDTETEALLKDMSRPIIEAAGLSPKNVEIIIIQDKGINAFVAGGQVVFLHSGLIEAADNANQVQGVIAHELGHIVGGHVPLADRGAKSATGISIGSLLLGVAAMAAGAGDAGMGILAAGQRAALGRYLAFSRTQEASADAAGADYLDRAHISGKGMLAFFKKLQNYEYRIGVPQDDSFNRSHPLTGERIAALTNDLHKSSAWGKSTPPGLEQRFELVQAKLEGYVEDKNTVLRDYPETTNSLPAHYARAYAYHRAGYPDRADAEAEALVSAEPENPYFLELKGQILLESGRPEQALDPLRKAVALSDHAPMIGTTLGHALVATENPDHLKEAESVLRQAIARDDENPFAWLQLGTVYERKGDAARAALASAERANLTGDPMLALVSARAAVAGLPKDTPDRLRAQDIVMVSKNQVDEMDHGRRRGS